A single window of Mycolicibacterium aurum DNA harbors:
- a CDS encoding arabinosyltransferase domain-containing protein — MNEQNGSTGRAVNDVRVARWVATIAGLLGFVLAVATPLLPVTQTTATLNWPQQGQVGNVTAPLISQAPVSLTATVPCDVIDRLPADGGLVLGTAPAEGRDAALNAMLVNVTGGGQERSDPGIGGGGQERSDPGIGGARVDVIVRNVVVASVSRDRVTGSPGCERIDITSSLDGTYADFVGLTKADGSPQRTGYPDPNLRPAIVGVFTDLTGPAPPGLSFSATIDTRFTTQPTTLKLLAIVLAIVSTVIALLALWRLDRLDGRRMRRVVPTRWRTLTAVDGVVVGGFALWYVIGANSSDDGYILQMARVAEHAGYMSNYFRWFGSPEDPFGWYYNLLALMTQVSTASIWIRLPDLICALVCWLLLSREVLPRLGPAVSGSRAALWAAGLVLLAAWMPFNNGLRPEGQIATGALITYVLIERAVTSGRLTPAALAITTAAFTLGIQPTGLIAVAALVAGGRPILRIVMRRRRQVGIWPLIAPLLAAGTIVLAVVFADQTLATVLEATKIRTAIGPSQEWWTENLRYYYLILPTTDGAIARRVAFLFTALCLFSSLFIMLRRKRVPGVARGPAWRLMGVIFATIFFLMFTPTKWIHHFGLFAAVGGAMAALATVLVSPVVLRSARNRMTFLAAVLFILALCFASTNGWWYVSNFGAPYNNSVPQLGGVTASTVFFILFGIAALWAFWLHLAQRRESRVVNVLTAAPIPIAAGLMVLFMVASMAIGVVRQYPTYSNGWANIRAFAGGCGLADDVLVEPDSNDGFLQALPGDYGRLGPLGGTDPVGFSPNGVPDRIIAEAIRLNNPQPGTDYDWQRPIKLSRPGVNGSTVPLPYGLDPARVPVAGTYSLGPQQESRLASAWYQLPAPDDAHPLVVITAAGTISGTSVANAFTSGQTVELEYALPGPDGAPAPAGRVSPYDIGPTPSWRNLRYPRAQIPADAIAVRVVAEDLSLGQGDWVAVTPPRVPEVRSVQEYIGSQQPVMMDWAVGLAFPCQQPMLHANGVTEIPKFRISPDYYAKLQSTDTWQDGINGGLLGISDLLLRASVMSTYLSKDWGQDWGSLRRFDTIVEAQPADIELGQSTHSGLWSPGPIRIQP, encoded by the coding sequence GTGAACGAACAGAACGGCAGCACAGGCCGCGCCGTGAACGATGTCCGAGTGGCGCGCTGGGTCGCGACGATCGCGGGTCTGCTGGGCTTCGTGCTGGCGGTCGCGACTCCACTGCTGCCGGTCACGCAGACGACCGCGACGCTGAACTGGCCGCAACAGGGCCAGGTCGGCAACGTCACCGCCCCGCTGATCAGCCAGGCTCCGGTGAGCCTCACCGCAACGGTGCCCTGCGACGTCATCGACAGACTGCCCGCCGACGGCGGTCTGGTGCTGGGCACCGCCCCCGCGGAGGGCCGGGACGCGGCGCTGAACGCGATGCTGGTCAACGTCACCGGCGGAGGGCAGGAGCGCAGCGACCCGGGAATCGGCGGCGGAGGGCAGGAGCGCAGCGACCCGGGAATCGGCGGCGCCAGGGTCGACGTGATCGTGCGCAACGTCGTGGTGGCCAGCGTGAGCCGGGACAGGGTCACCGGATCACCGGGGTGCGAGCGCATCGACATCACGTCGTCTCTGGACGGCACGTACGCCGACTTCGTCGGCCTGACGAAGGCCGACGGGTCACCGCAGCGCACCGGGTACCCAGATCCGAACCTGCGGCCCGCCATCGTCGGGGTGTTCACCGACCTGACCGGTCCCGCTCCGCCGGGGTTGTCGTTCTCCGCAACCATCGACACCCGCTTCACCACGCAGCCCACCACGCTGAAGCTGCTGGCCATCGTGCTCGCGATCGTTTCCACTGTGATCGCGCTGCTGGCGCTGTGGCGCCTGGACCGCCTCGACGGGCGACGGATGCGTCGGGTCGTCCCGACCCGGTGGCGCACTCTCACCGCGGTCGACGGCGTCGTCGTCGGCGGGTTCGCGCTCTGGTACGTCATCGGCGCCAACTCCTCCGACGACGGCTACATCCTGCAGATGGCCCGCGTCGCCGAACATGCCGGCTACATGTCGAACTACTTCCGCTGGTTCGGCAGCCCCGAGGACCCGTTCGGCTGGTACTACAACCTGCTGGCGCTGATGACGCAGGTCAGTACGGCCAGCATCTGGATCCGCCTGCCCGACCTGATCTGCGCCCTGGTGTGCTGGTTGCTGCTGTCGCGCGAAGTGCTCCCGCGCCTCGGCCCCGCGGTGTCGGGCAGTCGGGCCGCGCTGTGGGCCGCGGGACTGGTCCTGCTCGCGGCGTGGATGCCGTTCAACAACGGGTTGCGGCCCGAAGGACAGATCGCCACCGGCGCGCTCATCACCTACGTGCTGATCGAACGTGCAGTGACCTCCGGCAGGCTCACCCCCGCCGCCCTGGCGATCACGACCGCGGCGTTCACGCTGGGCATCCAGCCGACCGGTCTGATCGCGGTGGCCGCGCTGGTGGCCGGCGGCCGCCCCATCCTGCGGATCGTCATGCGGCGACGCCGACAGGTCGGGATCTGGCCGCTGATCGCGCCGCTGCTGGCCGCGGGCACCATCGTGCTGGCTGTGGTGTTCGCCGACCAGACCCTGGCAACAGTGTTGGAAGCCACCAAGATTCGTACCGCAATCGGTCCGAGCCAGGAGTGGTGGACCGAGAACCTGCGCTACTACTACCTGATCCTGCCGACCACCGACGGCGCGATAGCCCGCCGGGTGGCGTTCCTGTTCACCGCGTTGTGCCTGTTCTCGTCGCTGTTCATCATGTTGCGGCGCAAGCGGGTTCCCGGGGTCGCGCGCGGGCCCGCCTGGCGGCTGATGGGCGTCATCTTCGCCACCATCTTCTTCCTGATGTTCACCCCCACCAAGTGGATCCACCACTTCGGCCTGTTCGCCGCGGTAGGTGGTGCGATGGCGGCGCTGGCGACCGTGCTGGTGTCCCCGGTGGTGCTGCGGTCGGCGCGCAACCGCATGACGTTCCTCGCCGCCGTCCTGTTCATCCTGGCGCTGTGCTTCGCGTCGACGAACGGCTGGTGGTACGTCTCGAACTTCGGTGCGCCATACAACAACTCGGTGCCGCAACTCGGCGGGGTGACCGCCAGCACGGTGTTCTTCATCCTCTTCGGCATCGCCGCGCTGTGGGCGTTCTGGCTGCATCTGGCCCAGCGCCGGGAATCGCGGGTGGTCAACGTCCTGACCGCTGCGCCGATTCCGATCGCCGCCGGGCTGATGGTCCTGTTCATGGTCGCGTCGATGGCCATCGGTGTCGTGCGCCAGTACCCCACGTACTCCAACGGCTGGGCCAACATCCGCGCCTTCGCCGGTGGGTGCGGTCTGGCCGACGACGTCCTCGTCGAGCCCGACTCCAACGACGGCTTCCTGCAGGCACTGCCGGGCGATTACGGTCGCCTGGGCCCGCTGGGCGGCACCGACCCGGTCGGCTTCTCCCCCAACGGTGTTCCCGACCGGATCATCGCCGAGGCGATCCGGCTGAACAACCCGCAGCCCGGCACCGACTACGACTGGCAGCGCCCCATCAAGCTGTCCCGCCCCGGCGTCAACGGGTCGACCGTGCCACTGCCGTACGGCCTCGACCCGGCGCGGGTCCCGGTGGCCGGAACGTATTCGCTTGGGCCGCAACAGGAGAGCCGCCTCGCCTCCGCCTGGTACCAGCTCCCGGCGCCCGACGACGCGCATCCGCTCGTGGTGATCACCGCAGCGGGGACGATCTCGGGCACCAGCGTCGCGAACGCGTTCACCTCCGGCCAGACCGTTGAGCTGGAGTATGCGCTGCCAGGACCGGACGGCGCGCCTGCCCCGGCAGGAAGGGTCAGCCCCTACGACATCGGCCCGACCCCGTCCTGGCGCAACCTGCGCTACCCGAGGGCCCAGATTCCCGCCGACGCGATCGCGGTCAGGGTGGTGGCCGAGGACCTGTCGCTCGGCCAGGGCGACTGGGTCGCGGTGACACCCCCGCGGGTTCCCGAGGTGCGTTCCGTGCAGGAGTACATCGGGTCGCAGCAACCCGTGATGATGGACTGGGCGGTGGGCCTGGCGTTCCCGTGCCAGCAGCCCATGCTGCACGCCAACGGCGTCACCGAGATCCCGAAGTTCCGCATCTCGCCGGACTACTACGCGAAACTGCAGAGCACCGACACCTGGCAGGACGGCATCAACGGCGGCCTGCTCGGGATCTCGGACCTGCTGTTGCGGGCATCGGTGATGTCGACCTATCTGTCCAAGGACTGGGGCCAGGACTGGGGCTCGCTGCGCCGCTTCGACACCATCGTCGAGGCGCAGCCGGCCGACATCGAACTGGGCCAGTCCACGCACTCCGGACTGTGGTCGCCGGGACCGATCCGCATCCAGCCGTGA
- a CDS encoding MBL fold metallo-hydrolase → MTGRIGLGRATLSRVLETRFRLRTALFDQTPADAWADNADLLEPAFWDRAAGEWKIVIQTWVIQVDGLTVLVDTGVGNDRDRPHMPPLHQLDTGFLAALADAGVQPEDVDIVVNTHLHTDHVGWNTRQGPHGWVPTFPNARYLMPEADYRHFSPDGPGDREGMRTVFSDSVLPVEAQMELFSGDHRVSESLWLRPAPGHTPGSSVAWLDAGVPAVFVGDLTHCPIQLPRPDDACAFDEDPAAAATTRNRVLTEASRRRAAVIPAHYPGHGGATVIARGDAFMVDDWLDLPPI, encoded by the coding sequence GTGACCGGCAGGATCGGACTGGGCCGCGCCACGCTGTCGCGTGTCCTGGAGACCCGGTTCCGGTTGCGGACCGCGTTGTTCGACCAGACCCCCGCCGACGCCTGGGCCGACAACGCCGACCTGCTGGAGCCGGCGTTCTGGGACCGCGCTGCCGGCGAATGGAAGATCGTGATCCAGACCTGGGTCATCCAGGTCGACGGGCTGACCGTGCTGGTGGACACCGGGGTCGGCAACGACCGCGACCGCCCCCACATGCCGCCACTGCACCAACTCGACACCGGCTTCCTGGCCGCACTCGCCGACGCCGGCGTGCAGCCCGAGGACGTCGACATCGTCGTCAACACCCATCTGCACACCGACCACGTCGGCTGGAACACCCGACAGGGTCCTCACGGGTGGGTGCCGACATTCCCCAACGCCCGCTACCTGATGCCCGAAGCCGACTACCGGCATTTCTCCCCCGACGGCCCCGGCGACCGCGAGGGCATGCGAACCGTGTTCTCCGACAGCGTGTTACCGGTAGAAGCGCAGATGGAGCTGTTCTCCGGCGACCACCGGGTCAGCGAATCGCTGTGGCTGCGGCCCGCGCCGGGCCACACCCCCGGATCCTCGGTGGCGTGGCTCGACGCCGGTGTGCCCGCGGTGTTCGTCGGCGATCTGACACACTGCCCGATCCAGCTCCCGCGCCCCGACGACGCGTGCGCGTTCGACGAGGACCCCGCAGCGGCGGCGACCACCCGCAACCGGGTGCTCACCGAGGCGTCGCGGCGGCGCGCCGCCGTCATCCCCGCCCACTACCCAGGCCACGGCGGAGCCACCGTGATCGCTCGCGGCGACGCCTTCATGGTCGACGACTGGCTCGACCTGCCACCGATCTAG
- a CDS encoding serine/threonine-protein kinase, producing MPLSDGEVISGYTISRRLGAGGMGEVYLARHPRLPRYDALKVLSAAVCADNEYRERFNREADIAATLWHPHIVQVHDRGDFEGRLWISMDHVEGTDAARLLTERYPHGMPPALVIRIVTAVGEALDYAHQRGLLHRDVKPANILIADPETENERIMLADFGIARRLGEVSALTGTNMTVGTVAYSAPEQLTADHAIDGRADQYALAATAFQLLTGSPPFQHSNPAIVISQHLTAQPPSIGVHRPELSGLGAAFEKALAKSPADRYDRCVDFARALANRSGAVHPDSSHDPEATRFAGAAPGPRHAKAAPGPKPPTKSRGRILVAAALALSLVAVVAVVLLAVFERQELRTDARETPTTTAPPSGNVTLPVVVVGADCATLGGAGVTEGGEPAYCARLTSSGEPLWSLYPGEIPHPSTTPDPGAGNQNPDTPVLVCMEQTGQSQVDCHDDILQENTDPTANDNQG from the coding sequence ATGCCGCTGAGCGACGGCGAGGTGATCTCGGGTTATACGATCTCGCGACGATTGGGCGCCGGTGGCATGGGCGAGGTGTATCTGGCGAGGCATCCGCGACTGCCGCGCTACGACGCGCTGAAGGTGCTGTCGGCCGCGGTGTGTGCCGACAACGAATATCGGGAGCGCTTCAACCGGGAGGCCGACATCGCGGCCACGCTGTGGCACCCGCACATCGTGCAGGTGCACGACCGTGGTGACTTCGAGGGCCGGCTGTGGATCTCGATGGACCACGTCGAAGGGACCGACGCTGCCCGGCTGCTCACCGAGCGTTATCCGCACGGGATGCCGCCCGCGCTGGTGATCCGGATCGTGACGGCGGTGGGGGAAGCGCTCGACTACGCACATCAGCGCGGCCTGCTGCACCGCGATGTCAAACCCGCCAACATCCTGATCGCCGATCCGGAGACCGAGAACGAGCGGATCATGTTGGCGGACTTCGGTATTGCCCGCAGGCTCGGTGAGGTCAGCGCGCTGACCGGGACGAACATGACCGTCGGCACGGTGGCGTACTCGGCGCCGGAACAGCTGACCGCCGACCACGCGATCGACGGCCGCGCCGACCAGTATGCGTTGGCTGCCACGGCATTCCAGCTGCTCACCGGTTCTCCGCCGTTCCAGCACTCCAATCCGGCGATCGTGATCAGCCAGCACCTCACCGCTCAGCCGCCGTCGATCGGGGTGCACCGACCCGAATTGTCGGGCCTGGGAGCTGCTTTCGAGAAGGCCCTGGCCAAGTCTCCGGCCGACCGGTACGACCGCTGTGTCGACTTCGCCCGCGCGCTGGCCAACCGCAGCGGCGCGGTGCACCCGGATTCGTCGCATGACCCCGAGGCCACCCGGTTCGCCGGCGCGGCGCCCGGGCCGCGGCATGCCAAGGCGGCACCCGGACCGAAGCCGCCGACGAAGTCGCGGGGCCGCATCCTGGTGGCGGCGGCGCTGGCGCTGTCGCTGGTCGCCGTTGTCGCCGTGGTCCTGCTGGCGGTGTTCGAGCGGCAGGAACTGCGTACCGACGCCCGCGAGACTCCCACCACCACCGCGCCCCCGTCGGGGAACGTGACGTTGCCGGTGGTGGTCGTGGGCGCGGACTGCGCCACGCTGGGCGGGGCCGGGGTCACCGAAGGCGGCGAACCCGCCTACTGCGCGCGGCTGACATCCTCAGGGGAGCCGTTGTGGTCGCTGTATCCGGGTGAGATCCCGCATCCGAGTACCACCCCCGACCCCGGCGCGGGCAATCAGAACCCCGACACCCCGGTGCTGGTGTGCATGGAGCAGACCGGGCAGAGCCAGGTCGACTGCCACGACGACATCCTGCAGGAGAACACCGATCCGACCGCCAACGACAACCAGGGCTAG
- a CDS encoding DUF4331 family protein — MSTDFTGLRRGAPLGDPRLDLCDLYVFQSPKDPTRTALILTANPDAGPLHPGAVYRIAIDNDGDLRNDIAFNFVYSEPVDGRQKVDVCLALQSEARVDAAAGSLIFGDVEVSFDDQPHLWRSRSGSFSFFAGARSDALFAQTNVIAMAVELPTSYLGAAPDVRIWARVSVRRDGEWLHADRVAHPWVSGFFATDEELAEYSAGEPNGDRTRWMGHLIDLMGDTGGYSRDEAVDAIEAEGTLPDVLTFNPSAPAKYPNGRTLTDEVADYRSRFLTKGQKTVSGLTPHNDLLPDFPYLGAPH; from the coding sequence GTGTCGACTGACTTCACCGGGCTGAGACGTGGCGCGCCGCTGGGCGACCCGAGACTGGATCTGTGCGATCTGTACGTGTTCCAGTCGCCGAAGGACCCGACGCGGACGGCGCTCATCCTGACCGCCAACCCAGACGCCGGCCCCCTGCATCCGGGCGCCGTGTACCGGATCGCCATCGACAACGACGGCGATCTGCGTAACGACATCGCGTTCAACTTCGTCTACTCCGAGCCGGTGGACGGGCGGCAGAAGGTCGACGTCTGCCTGGCGCTGCAGTCCGAAGCCCGGGTCGACGCGGCGGCCGGGTCGTTGATCTTCGGCGACGTCGAGGTGTCGTTCGACGACCAACCGCACCTGTGGCGGTCGCGGTCGGGGTCGTTCTCGTTCTTCGCCGGCGCCCGCAGCGACGCTCTCTTCGCACAGACCAACGTCATCGCGATGGCCGTCGAACTGCCGACCAGCTATCTCGGCGCCGCCCCTGACGTGCGGATCTGGGCGCGAGTCAGCGTTCGGCGCGACGGTGAGTGGCTGCACGCGGATCGGGTCGCCCATCCGTGGGTCAGCGGATTCTTCGCCACCGACGAGGAGCTTGCGGAGTACAGCGCGGGCGAGCCGAACGGGGACCGCACCCGCTGGATGGGTCACCTCATCGACCTGATGGGTGACACCGGGGGATACAGCCGCGACGAGGCGGTGGACGCGATCGAGGCCGAGGGCACCCTGCCGGACGTGCTGACCTTCAATCCTTCCGCTCCCGCCAAGTACCCGAACGGGCGCACGCTGACCGACGAGGTGGCCGACTACCGGTCGAGGTTCCTCACCAAGGGACAGAAGACGGTGTCGGGGCTGACCCCGCACAACGACCTGCTCCCCGACTTCCCGTACCTCGGTGCGCCCCACTGA
- a CDS encoding acyl-CoA carboxylase subunit beta gives MTEEVSAATPPKTSAQLLAELREKLELAKEPGGEKAVAKRAKKGIPSARERIYALLDPGSFLEIGALAKTPGDPNALFGDGVVTGHGTINGRPVGVFSHDQTVFQGSVGEMFGRKVARLMEWVAMVGCPIIGINDSAGARIQDLVTSLAWYAELGRRHELLRGLVPEISLIFGKCAGGAVYSPIQTDLIVAVRDQGYMFVTGPDVIKDVTGEDVSLDELGGADAQASYGNIHQVVESEAAAFQYVRDYLSFLPANTFDDPPIVNPGLEPTVTPHDLELDSIVPDSDNQAYDMMEILLRIFDDGDVFQVGEQSGPAIITAFARVDGRPVGVIANQPMYMSGAIDNEASDKAARFVRFCDSFNTPLIFVVDTPGFMPGVAQEKGGIIKRGGRFLNAVVEASVPKVTITIRKSYGGAYAVMGSKQLTSDFNFAWPTARIAVIGAEGAAQLVVKRFPDPTAPEVQKIRADFIEGYNATMAVPWVAAERGFIDGVIEPHETRLLLRRCLHLLQDKQISRVHRKHGLTPI, from the coding sequence GTGACTGAAGAGGTTTCCGCCGCCACCCCGCCGAAGACGTCCGCCCAGCTGCTGGCCGAGCTTCGCGAGAAACTGGAGCTCGCCAAGGAGCCCGGTGGCGAGAAGGCTGTCGCCAAGCGCGCGAAGAAGGGCATCCCCAGTGCCCGGGAGCGCATCTACGCGCTGCTGGATCCGGGCAGCTTCCTGGAGATCGGTGCGCTGGCCAAGACGCCGGGTGACCCGAACGCACTCTTCGGCGACGGTGTGGTGACCGGCCACGGCACCATCAACGGCAGGCCGGTCGGCGTGTTCAGCCACGACCAGACCGTCTTCCAGGGCTCCGTCGGCGAGATGTTCGGCCGCAAGGTCGCCCGCCTGATGGAGTGGGTGGCGATGGTGGGCTGCCCGATCATCGGCATCAACGACTCCGCTGGTGCCCGCATCCAGGATCTGGTCACGTCGCTGGCCTGGTACGCCGAACTGGGCCGCCGCCACGAACTGCTGCGCGGGCTGGTGCCCGAGATCTCGCTGATCTTCGGCAAGTGCGCGGGCGGAGCGGTGTACTCCCCGATCCAGACCGACCTGATCGTCGCGGTGCGCGACCAGGGCTACATGTTCGTCACCGGGCCCGACGTCATCAAGGACGTCACCGGCGAGGACGTGTCGCTCGACGAGCTCGGCGGCGCCGACGCCCAGGCCAGCTACGGCAACATCCACCAGGTCGTCGAATCCGAGGCCGCGGCGTTCCAGTACGTCCGGGACTACCTGAGCTTCCTGCCCGCGAACACCTTCGATGATCCGCCGATCGTCAACCCGGGGCTTGAGCCCACGGTGACGCCGCACGACCTCGAGCTCGACTCGATCGTGCCGGACTCGGACAACCAGGCCTACGACATGATGGAGATCCTGCTGCGGATCTTCGACGACGGCGACGTGTTCCAGGTCGGCGAGCAGTCCGGCCCGGCGATCATCACCGCGTTCGCGCGCGTCGACGGCCGCCCGGTCGGCGTCATCGCCAACCAGCCGATGTACATGTCGGGCGCCATCGACAACGAGGCCTCCGACAAGGCGGCACGGTTCGTCCGCTTCTGCGACTCCTTCAACACCCCGCTGATCTTCGTCGTCGACACCCCGGGCTTCATGCCGGGCGTCGCGCAGGAGAAGGGCGGCATCATCAAACGCGGCGGCCGGTTCCTCAACGCCGTCGTGGAGGCCAGCGTCCCGAAGGTCACGATCACCATCAGGAAGTCCTACGGCGGCGCGTATGCGGTCATGGGCTCCAAGCAGCTGACGTCGGACTTCAACTTCGCCTGGCCGACGGCGCGGATCGCGGTCATCGGTGCCGAGGGTGCCGCTCAGCTGGTCGTGAAGCGGTTCCCCGATCCCACCGCGCCCGAGGTGCAGAAGATTAGGGCCGACTTCATCGAGGGCTACAACGCGACGATGGCGGTGCCGTGGGTGGCCGCCGAGCGGGGCTTCATCGACGGCGTCATCGAGCCGCACGAGACCCGGCTCCTGCTGCGGCGATGCCTGCACCTGTTGCAGGACAAGCAGATCAGCCGGGTCCACCGCAAGCACGGCCTGACGCCGATCTAG